Part of the Sylvia atricapilla isolate bSylAtr1 chromosome 1, bSylAtr1.pri, whole genome shotgun sequence genome, AGCTGAAAGCTTTTAATGTCTCTACAGAGTGATGCCCTGGGAAAGACACTGAGAGAACCCCCAGCTAGGCTGAAAAATAATCAGCTTGGAAATGAGGAAGTGGGTAATTTTACAGTGAAGGACACGAAGCCTTCTGCTGAAGCAAAGAAACAGGTCATCTAATTCTGCTGTGTACTTTTCTAGTGTTTGCTTTTTCACCTGAAACCCTCTACTTAGTTACAAATCAAGCTAATGCAGACAGTTTATGTACAacctgctaccaaaacctgaTTAACTGCAGTACAGTGGGTCTTATCTCATAGACGTTGTAAGTCCggatttttttactgaaagccTGGAAGATTACGCTAAAAATATTCACAAGAGAGGAAACTTCTGGAGCAGTCTTTTTTTGTTAATATAGCAAAAGATTCAGTCTGTGGACATCAGAACAAATTGACTAAATTCAGTGATAACTGGAGTAATCTTCTGATGACATTTGGatagaaagacagaaagaactGCTGCATGTATTTTACAAATACCTACTTCCATCCCTCATTACAGAGCATTGcacattttgttttgctctAGGTTAGGGAAGAGGAACTGAACAAAACACCACAACACATCACATCACATCATTTCTCCCCCCACCTCCCAGAAACTGCTCACCAAACCACAAGgaaacagactgaaaaagaCTGCCCAGGTTTTGAAAGTCAAGGAGGTACAGACACCCTTCAGCCCTCACCTTAAGAtgctcagccagggctgctgctgaagaaaataacCGCAGTAGACACCACAAACAATTATACTGAGGAGGACACTGTCACTGAGTCTTGATAACTTACAGCTGCATCAGTGAATTCATCTGAGTCTGTCTTGAAACTAGGAAGAGCTCCTCTGTTCCCtgcaaatgtctttttttttttgagggcaTAAGTAAACGATTTGTCACAAGGCACAGCTGAGTCTTGCTGCTACCTCGCTCACCTGGGAAAAGGTATCTGATCTGTGTGTAACAACACACTAATTAGAAGACACAAGTGAGAAGAACCAGGAAGAGGTAGATTAGTAATGAGCCAATCACTAAATTCAAGCACACAAGCATTATAATGATTTTATCAAATTTAACTTACTATTATCATATTATTAGATTTATCTAAATTCTTTAATGGCTCCATGAAAAGATTCCCTTTGCCTAGGGATCAGGAGGCTGGAAACACATTGTATACACACAGGAAGATAGAAAAGCAGgagcacacaaagaaaaagctgtgacCAGGAGGGACTTGGGACAGTAGAAAAACAATATGGGACTCTAAGAATTTTAACTTACTGTGCAGACGGGTGAGACCTTCAGACAATAAGGTGACAACAGGCCTCAAGAACATCTATTTGACAAGCATAGAGTATATGAGGAAAAAACAGGACAAATACCAAACCTATAACGTAGAAAACAACTAATGGGCTGAGATATACAGAGCACAGGTGAATTGGAAGGAGATGACTGTTTCTGTTCCAGAGTTGTGAGTCTGGTCAGTCTCTTGACTTTGGAATCCTCTATGTCCTATCTCAAATGGGCATAAAACATTTACTATAGCCAGCTCTTCCAAAAAACAAGTAAAGCAACTGTGCCATTTGCAGTGCCCTTGCTATCAGCCCTGCCACCACCTCCTGGTCTGTGCCCACTTCCATTTGGGCCACCGGCTCTGCCCACCTCCCTTCCTCACTAATCCCACACCAGGCTCGCCTTTGCTTCTAGCCTGGCTTTTTACTTTCTTACCTCCAGCTACAGGTGACACATTCTTCCTTTCCACTTTCCCAGCCAAGGaaatccagctgcagcacaggactACTCTTCTCTCAAATCGCAGGCCAAGCACTGCAGAACAGATTAAAAGATAGCCCCTATTTTTACAGCTTTATGGCAATGCTCCTAGCACtctcaggaataaaaaaagctttcctgctttctcctctcttgACAGACTTGTACTAAATCACTAAGGGGAGGAGCAAGAGATCATCTCGTTTTCTAAGCAGCTGGGATCTCACCTGAGAAGCCAAGAAAGGCAGCCCATTAGATAGAGCCTACTCTTTCAGCCCACCTCCAGGCCTGGTCCAGTTGGCatgtgttggaaaaaaaattatattagcaatagagaagaaaacctgaaaatcacCCTGTGTTGCCCAGAAAGAACAATGGAGatacaggaaaaggagaaaaaaacccttagaAATTAGAGATACTTTACTCAACTGGTTCAAAATTTTCCAACAGCCTGACAAATAGGAAGAGACCTGGGGGTACATTCTCACTACACAGTTAACTCAAGCCGGTCcttgaattttgtttcttaggTACATTTAGCTAAGGCTACATGGCCAGGTGTGGAATAAAAACTGTTgtatgcatacacacacatcCTACGGACTATTTCACCAAGTCAGAGTAATTTGCCTGTGCTGGCAATGAAGTTACTCAAGTGCTGATAGTCTCCCAGTGCCTTGTCATGGTTTCAGAAGGGCAAATTACCATCTATTTGCAGCCAATgccatttcttcctttatttcctgGGCAAGAATTTTAACTCCCTGCAGCACAAGGCCTGATAAAGCCCTGATaatacacagagaaaagcacagcatCAGGAAAGGTGCCTTTTTGTGATAGGACCGCTCATGTGGTTCTGCCTGGCCCAACTGTGTGTTACACGTGATTATAAATCTCTTAAATCAACTATGCAGCAAAGATGCCCTGGAAAAAGCAACAAGAAGCGTGGGACCTATAGCAGGCTACCTCAGACAAATTTCTAGAATCAAAGATTTGAGATGAAGCTGGGGCACGGTGTAGTTTAACGGGTGGGCTGAGAGGTGAGGCTGTCTAGCTTGTCGGCTTTACTTGGGGAGGACACAAATCTGTTTCAGAAGGGAAACACTCAATTCTTCCTCCTGTGCACATCCCAGAACTTAAGCCCAGAACAGGTAGCTTTTCCTCATGCATCTGTTGGGGCAGGGTGTGTGTTAAAGGTAGGTAGCCTGATACATGCTTTGTGAAAGGGCTGTTGTGTTGTCTGCCTGACCCCATTAGACCAGGGTAAGTAACATTCTGAGTCTTTCTAGGATGCTTTTTGGAAGAGGCTGAACACTGTGTAGAAGCCGTGGAAGGcaacttcagaagaaaaaatgcatgGATTTCTCCTTCTACAATCTTCACAACAACTTTAATTATTGCCTCTCTTAGGAGGACCTGCTGAAACCCACAATTTTATGCTTTTTGACACAATAAGCTTCTGAGTGTCTTCCTGCAATAGAAGACACAAACTCTTGGCTGGGCACACAGTTTAAGTATTTTCTggatttggaaataattttaaaataaagaccAAATGTCTCTGTTGAGTAAACTAATTTCTCTGTTATTAATAAGAGAAGCAGTTAAAGCCTGCCTTATTGAATTGTGTATTTAACTGAACACTGATCTAACTCCCACTGAAAACCATCCATGCCTTTTCCATTACTTTCAGTGGATGTTGGACTTGTCTCTTGATGCTTAAGAGAACAGCTATGCAGGGAGAACTAAGTTACATTTCTAAGCAAAGAAACAGCTTGCTGTTTTGACTTAGTTCAAAGGAACAGTACATTGTGAATATTCCTGTGAATAAAATT contains:
- the STMND1 gene encoding LOW QUALITY PROTEIN: stathmin domain-containing protein 1 (The sequence of the model RefSeq protein was modified relative to this genomic sequence to represent the inferred CDS: inserted 1 base in 1 codon; deleted 2 bases in 1 codon; substituted 1 base at 1 genomic stop codon) — encoded protein: MFMSFEDTLLTSELISKSSPLEETDRQXTIILEELRMQGIIKSQSTTARSVEAYKNKLRLPKTGPHDLNPDWPSAMTTSLGCLFQCLTTPSTRNLLLMPKVSQVMSNSDALGKTLREPPARLKNNQLGNEEVGNFTVKDTKPSAEAKKQVREEELNKTPQHITSHHFSPHLPETAHQTTRKQTEKDCPGFESQGGTDTLQPSPXDAQPGLLLKKITAVDTTNNYTEEDTVTESITYSCISEFI